ACTCGCGCACCTCCTCGGTAGTTTCGTTAAAGTCGGCCTTACCGCCGGCGCCGCCCAAAAAGTTCCAGCCATGTATATCATCTACATAACCGTTATGGTCATCATCAATGCCATTGCCCGGAATTTCTTTTTTATTTACCCATAAAATACTTTTAAGGTCTTTTTGCAGGGTGTCAATACCACTATCTAATGTAGCCACCACCACTGTTTTACTTTGCTTGCCTTTTACAAAAAGATAAGCTTGTTTTAAGCTGACGCCAAAGTAGCCATCAGTTTTAAGATCCATCAGGTGCCAGAACTTTGGCGGTTCGGGATCGGACTTTTTCACGGCCTCCTGGGCCGATACCGATACGGTTATTGTTAGTGACGAAAATAAAAGACCGCTTAAAATAAATGAACGAAAGTTGAACATGTACAAGTATTAGAAAATAATAAAAATTAGAGGTCGAATTTGATCCCCTGGGCTAAAGGCAACGTTTTTGAATAATTAATAGTATTGGTTTGCCTCCTCATGTAAACTTTCCATGCATCAGATCCCGATTCGCGGCCGCCGCCGGTTTCTTTTTCGCCGCCAAAGGCGCCGCCAATTTCGGCACCCGATGTACCAATGTTTACGTTGGCAATTCCACAATCAGAACCAGCATAGGATAAAAATTGTTCTGCCTCGCGTAAATTATTGGTCATAATGGCCGATGATAAGCCTTGCGGCACCCCATTTTGCAATTCAACAGCCTCCTCGATGGTTGAATATTTAATCAGGTATAATATTGGGGCAAAGGTTTCGTGCTGTACAATTTTATAGTGGTTTTCTACCTCGGCAATACAAGGCTTTACGTAACAGCCCGAAGCATAGGCATCGCCCTCCAGCCTGCCGCCTTCTACCACAAAGTTTCCGCCTTCGGCTTTACATTTCTCAATCGAATCAAGGTAAAGCGCTACCGCATCGGTATCAATAAGCGGCCCCATATGGTTATGCTCATCCAGCGGGTTGCCAATACGTATCTGGCCATAAGCGCTTACCAGTTTTTGTTTAAAGGCATCGTAAACACTTTCGTGGATGATGAGCCTTCGGGTACTGGTACAACGCTGCCCGGCGGTGCCAACCGCGCCAAATACTGCACCAATTAATGACATATCCAGGTCGGCATTTTCGGTAATGATGATGGAGTTATTACCACCAAGTTCCAGCAGGCTTTTGCCCAGCCGCGCGCCAACTGCCGCGCCAACAGCTTTACCCATGCGGGTTGATCCGGTGGCCGATACCAGCGGTATCCGGGTATCATTGGCCATCAGTTCGCCAATGTTGCGGTCGCCGTTAATTAAATTCAAAACGCCATCGGCTATGTTGTTCCTTTTTAAAACCTCCTGCGCTATGTGCTGGCAGGCAATAGCGGTTAAAGGTGTTTTTTCAGATGGCTTCCATATACTTACATCGCCGCAAACCATTGCCAGCAGTGAGTTCCAGCTCCAAACGGCTACCGGGAAGTTAAAGGCCGATATAATGCCTACAATTCCCAGCGGGTGGTACTGCTCATACATGCGGTGTTCAGGCCTTTCGCTGTGCATGGTTAAGCCGTACAGCTGGCGGCTCAGGCCTACGGCAAAATCGGCAATATCAATCATTTCCTGCACTTCGCCCAGGCCCTCCTGTAGGCTTTTACCCATCTCGTAAGATACCAGGGTACCCAGGTCCTGTTTATTGGCGCGCAGGGCCTCGCCTATCTGGCGCACAATCTCGCCGCGTTTGGGCGCCGGCATTGTACGCCATGTTTTAAACGCAGCGGCAGCTTGCTCAACTACCTGGTTATAATCGGCTTCGGTAGCAAATTTAACCGAAGCTATTTTTTGGCCGTCAACCGGCGATGTAATATTTTTTATTGCTGCACCGGCGCTGCTGCCCCAGTTACTGCCTGTACTAAAAGCATCATTTACATCGTTTATATGTAAACGTTTTAGAATGTCTGTTATATCAAGGCCCATAATTGTTACTTTTGCCAAAGGTAGAAATCTTTGAAGCAATTTTTTGAATTGCGGGTTTATAATGATTACTGTTAATTATCAATGCTTTGTAATTAACGGTTGTTAACAATGTTTGAATGTTGAAAACTTATTTGCAAATTGGTTGCTTACTTATTTGTATTTTGACTTCAATAAGTCTTTACAAGACAATTACAATTGTTAACCTAAAGCGGATGTTCTGCAAACAAAATTGAATGGAAGAAGAATTTGAATTTGGTTTTACTGAAGATCCCAAATTTTCGGTAGAACGGTACGAGGAAATGATTCGAAATCAAGACCAGTACTTTTTTGATGCCCAGGCGTTTGAGAACATTATCGACTATTACATCGAAAAGAATGATCCGGCCAGGGCGCTACAGGTAGCAGAGTATGCGCGCAATCAGCACCCTTTTGCAGCAGTATTTTTAATTAAGCAGGCCCAGTTGCTGGTAGTAGGCAATAAGGTGCCCGAAGCTTTTGCCGCGCTTGAAAAAGCAGCCATGCTGGAGGCCTCGGATGCCGATATTTACATCATTCGCGGTAACCTGTACGAGAGTATGGAGCGCTTTAGCGAGGCCCTGGAAAATTACGAAAAAGCCCTTGGCCTGGCCGAAGAAACCGACGAGATACTGCTGCACATAGCCTACGTTTACCAAAACATGGGCGATTACGATACTGCCATAAGTTATCTTAAGCTCTGCCTTAAGCAAAATATGGAAAACCAGGATGCCCTTTATGAACTGGCTTTTTGCTACGACGTTATGGACAACCAGCAGGAAAGCGTACAGTTTTACCAGCAATACATCGATAACGAGCCTTATAGCTATGCGGCCTGGTACAACCTGGGCAACGCTTATACTAAATTGAGTTTGTTTGAAAAAGCAATTGACGCGTATGACTACGCCATCCTGATTAAAGACAGCTTTGCATCGGCCTAC
The genomic region above belongs to Mucilaginibacter sp. KACC 22773 and contains:
- the amaB gene encoding L-piperidine-6-carboxylate dehydrogenase → MGLDITDILKRLHINDVNDAFSTGSNWGSSAGAAIKNITSPVDGQKIASVKFATEADYNQVVEQAAAAFKTWRTMPAPKRGEIVRQIGEALRANKQDLGTLVSYEMGKSLQEGLGEVQEMIDIADFAVGLSRQLYGLTMHSERPEHRMYEQYHPLGIVGIISAFNFPVAVWSWNSLLAMVCGDVSIWKPSEKTPLTAIACQHIAQEVLKRNNIADGVLNLINGDRNIGELMANDTRIPLVSATGSTRMGKAVGAAVGARLGKSLLELGGNNSIIITENADLDMSLIGAVFGAVGTAGQRCTSTRRLIIHESVYDAFKQKLVSAYGQIRIGNPLDEHNHMGPLIDTDAVALYLDSIEKCKAEGGNFVVEGGRLEGDAYASGCYVKPCIAEVENHYKIVQHETFAPILYLIKYSTIEEAVELQNGVPQGLSSAIMTNNLREAEQFLSYAGSDCGIANVNIGTSGAEIGGAFGGEKETGGGRESGSDAWKVYMRRQTNTINYSKTLPLAQGIKFDL
- a CDS encoding tetratricopeptide repeat protein — protein: MEEEFEFGFTEDPKFSVERYEEMIRNQDQYFFDAQAFENIIDYYIEKNDPARALQVAEYARNQHPFAAVFLIKQAQLLVVGNKVPEAFAALEKAAMLEASDADIYIIRGNLYESMERFSEALENYEKALGLAEETDEILLHIAYVYQNMGDYDTAISYLKLCLKQNMENQDALYELAFCYDVMDNQQESVQFYQQYIDNEPYSYAAWYNLGNAYTKLSLFEKAIDAYDYAILIKDSFASAYFNKGNALVNLEKYAEAIEVYRHTFEYEQPNADTYCAIGECYEKLEQMDDARAFYKKSVKMDPKLADAWFGIGVTLDFEERYFEALHFYKKALDLDIANADYWFAIADAEYKLGHMTEAEQAYEKVVELNPLDIDAWLDYSSILYEQQRLVGAIEIISQAIKNNPEAAELYYRMVAYLFAKGEYNEALNHLEMALTSDPEKHYILFDYLPQLQKNKVIVDIINRYTK